Genomic DNA from Acipenser ruthenus chromosome 4, fAciRut3.2 maternal haplotype, whole genome shotgun sequence:
ATTTCTGCTCACTATTGAACGGAGCATTGCCATTCTGAAACCTCTACACAAAGAGTCATTTATCACAAGAAAAAGGACAACCATTCTTATAGCCATATCGTGGCTGGCCAGTTTCTTTCTAGCTGTCTCTCCCATGATTTTCAGCAAAAATATTGTTTTGGAATACAACGCCTGCAGTAGGATGTGTAACTACGCATTAGGGGATAACCAGCCCCCTACCAGTAGCTGGCACATTCTATTGCTTTTCCCGACTTTTGATTTTACTCTTCTCGGTGGCACAGTTGTCATAAATATATTATCATTAACCACCATACGACAACATTTTAAAAGGAGGAAATTTTTGGCAGAAACGGAGAATGAGTGCAGTAATACAAGACCCACTTTTTCTGATATCAAAGCTGCGAAGACTATCGGGACTTTAACCCTTGCTTTTACTGCTTCTTTCACTCCGATCGCGGTGTTTGTAGTGGGTAATGTCATTGGGAATGAGTGGTGTAATTTTTCATTCTTTGCCTTTTGGATACTGACCACAAACAGTTGCTGGAATGTTATCATCTACAGTGTGAGAGATCAGAAATTCAGACACCGAGCTCAGCAACTGCTGATAGCGCATGATAGAACAAATGAGCATAAAAGATAACCAATTATCATCTATCGAGTCGacagatatttatatatttacagaatataGAAAGAAGAGAATGCACAACAGTTATGTTTTTGGAGTAAGTACAAGCTAGATAGCACGATGAGTTTTATTCATTTAGAGCCCAATTTTCACTTGGGTTACGCGCTGGAAGCTTAACCAAGTGAGAATTCGGCCCTTGATGGTTAAATGCAGAAGTAAGGACATTTGTCGTGGTTTAATACAGAGTTTGtaaatatagcgttatatgtccccaggtgttgctacaactgtctaaataatgtacctgtaatttgtcttttcattgttaacatcctgacaactttatgtacttaaaactttaaagtctgtttcaaagctctttgcaaaatgtccgctctagtgcacgggggtttgagatctgtcctctaaatcactgtaggaagagcgatacaaaaaaacaaaacataagaacAAGTGCTCTTGCCTTACACTATCAGTGGACtatagagtggacattttgaaaatagctttgaaacatactttaaagtttTATGTGTAAAAGTCGTTGACAATGATATTTTTTCGGAACCTCGCTTGTTAAGTTCATGTCGTTAAGGTTAAAATGtccaaatgtgttttgttttaaccgtGTTAAGCATGTGGAAAAAAATCGTTGTGAATAAAttgtaaaatacaatttatatatatatatgtgtgtgtgtgtgtgtgtgtgtgtgtgtgtgtgtgtgtgtgtgtgtgtgtgtgtgtgtgtgtgtgttagttttACATCTAATCTTAAACAATTGAAGTAAATAAACATAACAAAGGAAACGCACTCATAAAAGTTACATATTGCTTTTTAGTAGGATCCTGTCATGAAGAATCAGCAACATTTCCACCAGAAGACTACAGTACAACACCGTATATGAAacgcaaaataaatatttgtcgTCAAAGTTGTATGCCAAAGCCCTATTCTTTGCAGGGTATGTGTAATTAGAAGCATGCTTATTTTTGTATGTCAGCAACAAGTGGTCAGTTTGATTGAATG
This window encodes:
- the LOC117399295 gene encoding alpha-1A adrenergic receptor produces the protein MMLLDGSAQTNCTICCCTSLNKILMIVFMIVLIIAILFGNSVILAIFLGTKHFHTPQGYLKASLAVADLAVGIFVVPFSVYAEISFMISDSLIADWTNNNKWFGSVFHPCNLIGPIFAGCTLVSITTIFLLTIERSIAILKPLHKESFITRKRTTILIAISWLASFFLAVSPMIFSKNIVLEYNACSRMCNYALGDNQPPTSSWHILLLFPTFDFTLLGGTVVINILSLTTIRQHFKRRKFLAETENECSNTRPTFSDIKAAKTIGTLTLAFTASFTPIAVFVVGNVIGNEWCNFSFFAFWILTTNSCWNVIIYSVRDQKFRHRAQQLLIAHDRTNEHKR